The DNA segment GAACAGTAACCGTTTTTGATGACCCCCATATCAATTAGTAGAAAGTCACCTTTTCGAAAAGACCGGTCACCTGAGCTGCCATGCGGAAGAGCCGATTTTTCGCCAGATAGTACAGTTGTCGAAAAGGAAGGCCCTTCTGAACCGTATTTCTTCATAAGATATTCTAATTCGGCAGTTAATTCTAATTCCGTCATACCTATTTTTACATTTTTAATGCCCTCAGCTAGAACTTTTTCAATGATCTCGGCAGCTTCCTGGAGGTAAGCTATTTCACTTTCGGACTTTTTAAGTCGTTGCGCGTTAATGAATGACTGGATGTCAACATAGGAAGCTTTAGGGAAGTTGGTTGACAAACGATTGTGCTGATACATGCTTACCGCTTTCATCTCAAGGCCAAAGTGCGTAATGTTCTCCCCGAGTTCATCTTTTAGTTTCTCAAATGGGTGTTCCTCATCTGAAATTGGAACGACCTTTTTAACAAAAGATTCACTGGCAGCTATTTCCTTATCCAATGCGGGGACAAACAGGGTAAATTCTTGTTTGCGATTATCAACAACTAATCCCATAAATCGTTCATGAGGGTCAGAATTGAAGCCAGTATAATAGAATACATTTGCTGGTGATGTAATCATAGCCACATCAACATTTTGTTTTTCTAGACCATTTTGCAATGTTATTAATCTGTCTTGATAATTGATACTCATTGAAAAAAACTCCCTTTCTATCTACTTTCTTATTTTATCACGCAAGATTCAAGATTCGTGTCTAAAAAAGTATTTGTATATATCGGTATTAGTATGTGTTCAATAAGTTGACGAATAAGAACGTCGACAAAAAAGATCGTCCCTCCTGTGACAATGTCTACACGAGCACGTTCCTTGCGCGTCGCAAGAAGTTCGAGGCGCTAAAGTTTTGAGGACCACAGCGTATGCTTAGGAGCAGGGTTGATGACTATAGCATGTTTATCCCGGTAGCTCGTTAGTCAGGGAGCGTATGTCCAAAAATATTCATCTGTCCGTACATGCAAGTTAGATCATAAAGGGACAATGATGTATTTCGTAATCTTGCGCTTATATTCAAAAAAAGATTATATGAGTTAATTTATAGATGATTATAGAGAGAATATAATTTTGTTATCTTGTTTTTACGTTCCGATTTTATTGATAAAGCATAAAACTTTGATACGATGATTTGAGAGGTGATCGCATGAAATCTAGAATACCTGATACTTATTGGAAAGCGATTATAGAGAATGATTCGGCTTATGATAACACGTTTTTTTATGCTGTCAGGACCACAGGGATCTTCTGTCGTCCGTCATGTAAATCAAGACCTCCGAATAAAGAAAACGTACGGATTTTCAAGAATGCGAAGCTGGCTCAGTTAGAACATTTCCGCCCCTGCAAACGGTGTAAGCCCAATGGATTGCGCTTACCCGATGAAGAATGGATTGAACAGCTGGCGGAATGGATTGATGAAAATTACAGTGAGCCGCTTACCTTGGATTCCTTAGCAGAGGTATGTCATGGAAGTCCGTATCATCTGCAGCGGACGTTTAAACGAATCAAGGGGATAAGTCCGATGAAATATATTCAACAGATTCGATTAGCCAAGGCCGCGCACTATCTTAAAATCACAGATGAATCGGTAACAAATATAGGATCAGCTGTCGGGTATCCGAATACAGCCTATTTTGTCACGTTATTTAAAGAAGTAATGGCGAAGACCCCGAGGGATTACCGGAAAATTCATAGAATCGGAAAGGTAGAGGAGGAAAACTTAGATGACACAAATGAATAACCATGTTGTTTATTGGTCCCAGTATAAGAGTGATATGGGAGAATTTTATCTTGCAGCTACAAACAGGGCTTATGCTTTATGGGCTCTCCCAACCAGGGCATTCATGAATTGGAGGATTGGGCCAAGCGACGATTTCAAATGTATAATCTGGTGGAAAATGAGGAGATGCTGGGAAATTACCAACAGGAGATTGACGAATACTTCAGGGGTGAGCGGCAAACGTTTACTATACCTGTAGATGTTGAGGGCACAGCTTTTCAAAAGAAAATTTGGGAAATCCTTAAGGAAATTCCTTACGGTGAAACGTACACATACTCACAGATTGCCCATAGGATCAACAAACCTACAGCTGTGCGCGCCGTTGGGGCAGCGATAGGGAATAACCCACTGCTTGTGTCCGTGCCTTGTCACCGGGTGGTCGGGAAAAACGGATCGTTGACCGGGTACCGTGGTGGTTTGGAAATGAAAAAACAGCTTCTACAATTAGAAAAAAGAAACAGAAGGTCTCTTCAATAACTAAGCAATTGACTAGAGACGTTCAAAGCATGGATTGGAATTGATTAACCAAATAGCACGTGTGGATTTGCGGTTTTTTGTGAATTGATCAGAAGTAGAAAATAAACACGAATAAAAAATTAAAATATAAGTGAAATATTCGTATTTATTTTAAAACCCTTCAAACAAACGAAGTAAGCGCTAACATAAGGAAAAGAGGTGAAAAAGCAAGTTTTTCCCCTCTTGATAAGTGGTGTAATATAATTTATAATCCAATAATACAAATTTTCTTATTTTTTAAAAACGAACGATGGGATTTAGGGTTACTAATCTCATTCTTACAACAAAATGATTGGCTAGCGTTGATTGTTATGGATCACACTATAACAGGAGCGATTTCTGGAGAGAATGCAAATGCTGCATCGCCGAAGGGTTCACAATCTCAGGCAAAAGGACAGAGGAATAACATATACTTATTTGTTATTCTGACACCTAAAGAGGCTGGGAGACCCCAATCTCTTTTTTTATACTTTTTAAAGCGGTTTGGTCCAAGTAGTAGTCTAATGGATTACTAGTGAAATAAATACGAATGAGGTGTTGGATAACATGACTAGAATTTATAATTTTTCAGCAGGTCCTTCGATCCTGCCATTACCAGTATTAGAAAAGGCGCAGAAAGAGTTAGTTAATTATGCGGATTCAGGAATGTCTGTGATGGAGTTAAGCCATCGTTCGAAATTATTTACAGAGATTATCTCGGAAACTGAGAAGTTACTTAGGGATCTGATGGATATTCCGGAAAATTACAAAGTTCTATTTGTCCAAGGCGGAGCATCACAGCAGTTTGCTATGGTACCGATGAATCTCCTTGGCAAAAGTGGAAAAGCGGAGTATGTCAATACGGGGTCCTGGTCGAAGAAGGCGATTAAAGAAGCTAAGAAATATGGAGATATACGTGTCATTGCTTCCTCAGAGGATAACAATTTCACTGATATACCGACAGTCGACAGCAGTATGATGGATTCAGAAGCTGATTATGTCCATATTACGACGAATAATACCATCGAAGGAACCACTTTTCTTG comes from the Halobacillus shinanisalinarum genome and includes:
- a CDS encoding M24 family metallopeptidase, with amino-acid sequence MSINYQDRLITLQNGLEKQNVDVAMITSPANVFYYTGFNSDPHERFMGLVVDNRKQEFTLFVPALDKEIAASESFVKKVVPISDEEHPFEKLKDELGENITHFGLEMKAVSMYQHNRLSTNFPKASYVDIQSFINAQRLKKSESEIAYLQEAAEIIEKVLAEGIKNVKIGMTELELTAELEYLMKKYGSEGPSFSTTVLSGEKSALPHGSSGDRSFRKGDFLLIDMGVIKNGYCSDITRTFIIGEATDKQKEIYAIVLKSNQAGIKAVEAGSPVKTFDIEARNVINSHGYGSYFNNRVGHGLGIEVHEEPSIHENNDSLADKGMVFTIEPGIYIPDFGGVRIEDELYINPSGEVEVLTSFPRELQILGV
- a CDS encoding bifunctional transcriptional activator/DNA repair enzyme AdaA, producing MKSRIPDTYWKAIIENDSAYDNTFFYAVRTTGIFCRPSCKSRPPNKENVRIFKNAKLAQLEHFRPCKRCKPNGLRLPDEEWIEQLAEWIDENYSEPLTLDSLAEVCHGSPYHLQRTFKRIKGISPMKYIQQIRLAKAAHYLKITDESVTNIGSAVGYPNTAYFVTLFKEVMAKTPRDYRKIHRIGKVEEENLDDTNE